In one window of Pedosphaera parvula Ellin514 DNA:
- a CDS encoding PQQ-binding-like beta-propeller repeat protein produces MKPLVLASGLSLIAAVFVQAADWPQWRGPDRNGVVPAGSVIPASLPSDPKVVWKMDIGGGFSSPIVAKGKLLYLDAQNDKEVAHLVDAKSGKELWAVPYADMFEDEWGPGPRSTPIIDDERAYVQSCNGEFRCLNLADGKVIWGTSFEKDFSVKFVGSKAGEGTASRRGNNGSGVIDGNRVFVPVGSTAGASLVCFDKMNGKVLWKSQADEAAYSSLMVATLAGIKQVVYLSAEALMGLNVSDGKLLWRVPLHTGAKRHACTPVILGDTVTVNSQTIGLVCFKIEKDGDGQKLTELWANKNLKINIATPVRVDHYLYCQGQGKDYVCVDALSGKEMWKQEGFGDKFSATIGMGKNLLIQTDKGELVMIAADSTQYKELGRVQDCGKTWSSPAYAGGKLYVREGLNRAWKLTCFELMPEAKP; encoded by the coding sequence ATGAAACCACTGGTGCTTGCTTCAGGTTTGAGCTTGATCGCTGCTGTTTTTGTGCAGGCAGCTGATTGGCCTCAATGGCGCGGTCCGGATAGAAATGGTGTGGTCCCTGCGGGCTCCGTGATTCCGGCCTCCCTGCCAAGTGATCCAAAGGTGGTTTGGAAGATGGACATAGGTGGCGGATTTTCCTCTCCAATTGTTGCCAAAGGGAAGCTGCTTTATCTCGATGCACAAAACGACAAGGAGGTGGCGCACCTGGTTGATGCGAAATCCGGGAAGGAGTTATGGGCAGTTCCCTATGCGGATATGTTTGAAGATGAATGGGGGCCCGGCCCACGCAGCACACCAATCATTGATGATGAGCGCGCTTACGTCCAATCCTGCAACGGCGAATTTCGCTGCCTCAACCTGGCTGACGGAAAAGTGATCTGGGGCACCAGCTTTGAAAAGGATTTCAGTGTAAAATTCGTCGGCAGCAAGGCAGGCGAAGGGACCGCGAGCCGCCGCGGCAACAATGGGTCAGGCGTGATCGACGGCAACCGGGTTTTCGTTCCGGTTGGCAGCACTGCGGGTGCCTCTCTGGTTTGTTTTGATAAGATGAATGGAAAGGTTTTGTGGAAATCGCAAGCGGATGAAGCTGCATATTCATCATTGATGGTGGCCACACTGGCGGGGATTAAACAGGTGGTTTATTTGAGCGCCGAAGCTTTGATGGGATTGAATGTAAGTGATGGCAAACTTCTCTGGCGCGTCCCGCTTCACACGGGGGCAAAACGTCATGCCTGCACACCAGTTATTTTGGGCGATACGGTAACTGTTAATTCACAAACGATTGGCCTGGTTTGCTTCAAAATAGAAAAGGACGGAGACGGGCAAAAGCTCACGGAGCTTTGGGCAAACAAGAATTTAAAGATCAATATTGCCACGCCGGTTCGAGTCGATCATTACCTCTACTGTCAGGGGCAGGGGAAGGATTATGTTTGCGTGGATGCACTCAGTGGCAAGGAAATGTGGAAACAGGAAGGCTTTGGTGACAAATTCTCGGCCACGATCGGAATGGGAAAAAACCTGCTGATCCAGACGGATAAAGGTGAACTGGTAATGATTGCGGCTGATTCGACTCAATACAAGGAACTCGGTCGCGTGCAAGACTGCGGCAAAACCTGGAGTTCTCCGGCATATGCCGGGGGAAAGCTCTACGTCCGCGAGGGATTGAACCGCGCGTGGAAATTGACTTGCTTCGAGCTAATGCCTGAAGCAAAACCGTGA
- a CDS encoding nicotinate phosphoribosyltransferase: protein MKLEHVPLSAAGNNLVLLTDLYQLTMAYSYWKTGNAEREAVFHLSFRNNPFHGGFSVACGLAQAAEFIKAFKFSEGDLSYLAEMRGNDDKPLFETAFFDYLRNLRLACDLDAILEGTVVFGHEPLLRVRGPLLQCQLLETVLLNIINFQTLIATKAARVCLAAKGDPVIEFGLRRAQGNTGALIASRACYVGGCEGTSNVLAGRIYDIPVKGTHAHSWVMAFDDELTAFRAYAAAMPNNCIFLVDTYNSLEGIKNAIKVGLEMRQRGHEMIGIRLDSGDLAYLSIEARKLLDDAGFPNARILASNDLDEHIIASLKEQGSKVDIWGVGTKLVTAYDQPALGGVYKLSALRNAEGEWDYKLKLSEQVAKVSTPGIHQVRRFHNEDGFIGDVIYDCESPLPDEVVIVDPTDFIRRKHIPAGTPGEDLLQPIFRKGRLITDLPGIHDSRERTKAQLNALHPGIKRFVNPHDYPAGLELGLHELKTQLILKARGEA from the coding sequence ATGAAACTTGAACATGTTCCATTATCGGCCGCAGGCAACAACCTGGTCCTGCTGACCGATCTTTACCAACTCACGATGGCTTACAGCTACTGGAAAACGGGGAACGCCGAACGTGAAGCGGTTTTTCATCTCTCTTTTCGCAATAACCCATTTCATGGCGGTTTTAGTGTGGCTTGTGGCCTGGCACAGGCTGCTGAGTTTATAAAAGCCTTCAAATTCTCCGAGGGTGACCTCAGCTATCTCGCAGAAATGCGAGGCAACGATGACAAACCTCTGTTTGAAACCGCCTTCTTTGATTATCTGCGAAACCTCAGGCTGGCCTGTGACCTGGATGCAATTCTGGAAGGCACGGTAGTGTTTGGACACGAACCGCTGCTCAGGGTGAGAGGGCCGTTGCTCCAGTGTCAATTGCTGGAAACGGTGCTTCTCAACATCATTAACTTCCAGACCCTTATCGCCACCAAGGCAGCGCGGGTCTGTCTGGCAGCCAAAGGTGATCCGGTCATCGAGTTCGGCTTGCGGCGCGCACAGGGAAATACCGGAGCGCTCATTGCCAGCCGCGCCTGCTACGTCGGCGGATGTGAAGGGACGTCAAATGTTTTGGCAGGCAGGATTTATGATATTCCCGTAAAGGGCACTCACGCACATAGCTGGGTGATGGCTTTTGACGATGAGCTTACTGCCTTCAGGGCCTACGCCGCAGCGATGCCGAATAACTGCATCTTTCTGGTCGATACTTACAACAGCTTGGAAGGCATAAAAAATGCCATCAAGGTTGGCCTGGAAATGCGCCAACGTGGACACGAGATGATTGGAATTCGCCTGGATTCAGGCGATCTCGCCTACCTGAGCATCGAGGCTCGGAAGTTGCTGGATGACGCCGGCTTTCCGAACGCCCGCATCTTGGCAAGCAATGACCTGGATGAACACATCATAGCCAGTTTGAAAGAGCAAGGCTCAAAGGTGGACATTTGGGGCGTTGGCACGAAGCTGGTTACGGCGTACGACCAACCGGCACTTGGTGGCGTATATAAGTTATCGGCTTTGCGAAATGCCGAGGGCGAATGGGATTATAAACTTAAACTGTCGGAACAGGTGGCGAAGGTTTCAACACCAGGTATTCACCAGGTCCGACGTTTCCATAATGAAGATGGGTTCATCGGAGATGTTATTTACGATTGCGAGTCGCCGTTGCCTGATGAAGTGGTGATCGTGGACCCAACCGATTTCATCAGACGCAAACACATCCCCGCCGGGACGCCTGGGGAAGACTTGCTGCAACCGATTTTCAGGAAAGGCCGGTTGATTACAGATTTGCCCGGCATCCATGACAGCAGGGAAAGAACCAAAGCTCAATTGAATGCACTCCACCCCGGAATTAAACGCTTCGTGAATCCTCATGACTACCCGGCCGGCCTGGAATTAGGATTGCATGAACTAAAGACACAATTGATTTTGAAAGCCCGTGGAGAGGCATAA
- the nadE gene encoding NAD(+) synthase — protein MKLIKVAAAVLNQTPLDWPHNKQNILAAIDTARAQHVSVLCLPELCVTGYGCEDAFQSANTQRMAWRMLQEILVSTRGMIVSLGLPIFHQNNLFNCACLISNGKILGFVAKKFLAGDGIHYEPRWFKPWPSGVRNTLTTETGETFPIGDLYFDCGGLKIGFEICEDAWAANRPGAALALHGVDMILNPSASHFAFGKIEIRKRFVLEGSRAFGVTYIYANLLGNEAGRAIYDGGALIASAGKLLAEGNRFSFADFQITTALIDVDITRMAQARLASLKPQLEEAERGSIRAPFVYPPLDPQPTEINLATWENSLQLKAEEFTRAEALALFDYLRKSRSQGFVVSLSGGVDSATVSCLVAIMVHLGIGELGLETFVRKLDYIPNIADRRTPRELIKRLLTCVYQSTANSSETTREAAKKVAKALGAQFLEFDVEHLREAYVAIASKALGRELNWAEDDIALQNVQARVRSPGVWLLVNVQNALLLSTSNRSEAAVGYATMDGDTSGGLSPIAGIDKAFLQGWLRWLEREGPIGFGAIPALAAVNCQTPTAELRPQESSQTDEADLMPYPVLDAIERAGIRDKQSPLEIYRLMRVQFPQYTGDQMFIWVDRFFRLWSRNQWKRERYAPSFHLDDENLDPKTWCRFPILSGGFATELLELRDYVTREKSNEYGK, from the coding sequence ATGAAACTAATCAAGGTAGCTGCAGCGGTGTTGAATCAGACTCCCCTGGACTGGCCCCATAACAAGCAAAACATTCTGGCAGCCATCGACACCGCGCGGGCGCAACACGTCAGCGTACTCTGCCTGCCTGAATTGTGCGTCACAGGTTACGGCTGTGAAGATGCCTTCCAATCCGCGAACACTCAGCGGATGGCCTGGCGCATGCTCCAGGAAATTCTCGTTTCCACCCGGGGAATGATCGTATCACTGGGTCTGCCAATCTTTCATCAAAACAACCTTTTCAATTGTGCCTGTTTGATTTCCAATGGGAAAATCCTCGGGTTTGTCGCCAAAAAATTTCTCGCCGGAGACGGAATTCACTATGAACCACGCTGGTTTAAGCCCTGGCCATCAGGGGTGCGCAACACGCTTACGACTGAAACTGGCGAAACCTTCCCGATTGGCGATCTTTACTTCGATTGCGGCGGGTTGAAAATCGGTTTTGAAATATGTGAAGATGCCTGGGCGGCCAATCGACCGGGCGCAGCTCTCGCCTTGCACGGTGTCGACATGATTCTGAATCCGAGCGCAAGTCATTTTGCTTTCGGAAAAATCGAAATCCGAAAGCGATTTGTGCTCGAAGGCTCAAGAGCCTTTGGAGTCACTTATATATATGCCAACCTGCTCGGGAACGAGGCTGGCAGGGCCATCTATGATGGAGGAGCCTTGATTGCATCGGCAGGAAAACTTTTGGCTGAGGGGAACCGATTTAGTTTCGCTGATTTCCAGATTACGACCGCTCTGATAGATGTGGACATCACCAGAATGGCGCAGGCGCGTCTGGCCAGTTTGAAGCCTCAACTCGAAGAAGCGGAACGAGGAAGCATTCGTGCTCCCTTTGTTTATCCACCGTTGGATCCTCAACCAACTGAGATCAATTTGGCGACTTGGGAGAACAGCCTGCAATTGAAGGCGGAGGAGTTTACCCGGGCGGAGGCTCTGGCGCTTTTCGACTATTTGCGGAAAAGCCGTTCACAGGGCTTTGTCGTGTCGCTCAGTGGTGGTGTAGATTCCGCAACGGTTTCATGTCTGGTGGCAATCATGGTTCATTTAGGCATTGGGGAACTTGGATTGGAGACCTTCGTTCGTAAGTTGGATTATATTCCAAATATTGCTGATCGCAGGACACCGCGCGAACTCATCAAGCGACTGCTTACTTGTGTCTATCAATCAACCGCCAACAGTTCTGAGACCACTCGCGAGGCAGCGAAAAAGGTTGCTAAAGCGCTGGGAGCACAGTTTCTGGAGTTTGACGTCGAACACCTTCGTGAGGCCTACGTCGCAATTGCAAGCAAGGCGCTTGGGCGGGAACTTAACTGGGCCGAGGACGACATTGCTTTACAGAATGTCCAGGCTCGCGTGCGTTCACCAGGAGTTTGGCTCCTGGTGAACGTGCAGAATGCATTGTTGCTTTCCACGAGCAATCGTTCGGAAGCTGCCGTCGGTTATGCCACAATGGATGGTGACACCAGCGGCGGGCTCAGCCCGATTGCCGGGATAGACAAAGCTTTTCTGCAAGGATGGCTCAGGTGGCTGGAGCGGGAGGGACCAATTGGTTTTGGGGCAATTCCGGCGCTGGCAGCCGTCAATTGCCAGACTCCAACCGCGGAATTGCGCCCGCAAGAAAGCAGCCAGACAGATGAGGCAGATTTGATGCCCTACCCGGTTCTGGATGCGATCGAGCGAGCCGGTATTCGGGACAAACAATCACCCTTGGAAATCTATCGGCTGATGAGAGTCCAATTTCCTCAATATACCGGAGATCAAATGTTCATCTGGGTGGATCGTTTTTTTCGATTGTGGAGCCGTAACCAGTGGAAACGTGAGCGTTATGCTCCCAGTTTCCATTTGGATGACGAAAATCTGGATCCGAAAACCTGGTGCAGATTTCCCATCCTGTCAGGAGGATTCGCAACTGAACTGCTGGAATTGAGAGATTACGTTACTAGGGAGAAATCAAATGAATATGGAAAATGA
- a CDS encoding ADP-ribosylglycohydrolase family protein — protein sequence MENETSVLPPDHPQQLDRALLSLEGLSAGDAFGQCFFCDRLLVEGRLEGRHAPPAPWFFTDDTVMAISIVRNLQQYGGINQDALAGMFVSEYVKDPRRGYGGTAHSILQRISNGVSWQLASREVFDGMGSMGNGGAMRAAPIGAYFADDISKAIEHARLSAEVTHAHAEGQAGAIAIAVAAAWAFTHRDKPNIGNRELIEYVADHTP from the coding sequence ATGGAAAATGAAACAAGCGTATTGCCCCCTGATCATCCACAGCAATTGGATCGGGCATTACTTTCCCTTGAGGGATTATCGGCCGGCGATGCTTTTGGACAGTGCTTTTTTTGTGATCGGTTACTCGTTGAAGGTCGATTGGAAGGACGCCACGCTCCCCCTGCTCCATGGTTCTTTACCGATGATACCGTGATGGCAATCTCCATCGTGCGAAACCTTCAACAATATGGTGGTATCAATCAGGACGCCTTGGCTGGGATGTTCGTTTCCGAGTATGTGAAGGACCCACGCCGTGGATACGGTGGCACCGCGCATTCAATTCTCCAGCGGATCAGCAACGGAGTTTCATGGCAACTTGCATCACGAGAGGTATTCGATGGAATGGGCTCGATGGGCAACGGCGGGGCGATGCGGGCGGCGCCTATTGGAGCTTATTTTGCGGATGATATTTCCAAAGCCATCGAGCACGCACGGCTTTCAGCCGAGGTCACGCATGCTCATGCCGAAGGCCAGGCTGGAGCAATTGCCATTGCGGTTGCTGCCGCATGGGCCTTTACACACAGAGACAAACCAAACATCGGCAACCGTGAACTCATCGAGTATGTTGCTGATCACACCCCCTGA
- a CDS encoding ADP-ribosylglycohydrolase family protein, producing MLLITPPDGETRRGLYKALRLPVECSVQMAAVTLGNGSQVISSDTVPFTLWCAARYLHDYQEALWTTVAGYGDRDTTCAIVGGIVNLSTDATSIPAEWRDAREPLFL from the coding sequence ATGTTGCTGATCACACCCCCTGATGGAGAGACACGCCGCGGTTTGTACAAAGCATTGCGGCTTCCAGTTGAATGTTCAGTTCAAATGGCCGCGGTTACGCTGGGCAATGGCTCTCAAGTAATCTCGTCAGACACCGTTCCATTCACCCTTTGGTGTGCAGCGCGGTATTTGCATGACTATCAGGAAGCTCTTTGGACGACAGTTGCCGGGTACGGCGATCGCGATACGACCTGCGCGATTGTCGGCGGAATAGTCAATTTGAGCACAGATGCGACGAGCATTCCTGCGGAATGGCGCGATGCACGCGAACCGTTATTCTTGTGA
- a CDS encoding phosphatase PAP2 family protein produces MTHSSEPFFKWPGWPHLRFAWLLSGITLLWFVIVYGGSDALTAHRTLRIRVHLDAELAIPFVPEMVVIYMSIYLLFLAVPFILRRCEEILALAMTLNLVVLVGGIGFLLFPAELAYAVPKNIGYLPGMFRLADALNLTYNLMPSLHVALSVVCIGAFALRIAGIGKVLLWSWAIAIAASTLLTHQHHLLDVLTGFGLGVAGLRLVYLKRANFSKDQNSTTFFTM; encoded by the coding sequence ATGACTCATAGTTCCGAGCCTTTCTTCAAGTGGCCCGGGTGGCCTCATCTGCGCTTCGCTTGGTTGCTCTCTGGAATCACGTTGCTTTGGTTTGTAATCGTGTATGGTGGTTCAGACGCATTGACGGCACATCGTACTTTGCGGATTCGGGTGCATCTGGATGCCGAGTTGGCCATTCCTTTCGTCCCGGAGATGGTTGTGATCTACATGTCGATCTACCTGCTTTTCCTGGCAGTTCCCTTCATCCTACGGCGATGTGAAGAAATTCTGGCACTTGCCATGACACTTAATCTGGTTGTGCTCGTGGGTGGCATCGGATTCCTCCTGTTTCCAGCTGAACTGGCTTATGCCGTGCCTAAAAACATTGGATACCTTCCTGGAATGTTTCGATTAGCCGACGCCCTGAATCTTACCTATAATCTCATGCCTTCCTTGCATGTTGCGCTCAGCGTGGTATGCATTGGCGCATTTGCGCTGCGAATTGCAGGCATCGGTAAAGTCCTTTTATGGTCTTGGGCAATCGCCATTGCGGCTTCAACCCTTCTTACTCATCAACATCATCTGCTGGATGTTTTGACTGGTTTTGGACTAGGTGTGGCGGGGCTTAGGCTGGTCTACTTAAAGAGGGCGAACTTCTCCAAAGATCAAAACAGCACTACCTTCTTCACCATGTGA
- a CDS encoding fatty acid desaturase → MLSEEIPYGTRHELKAFSTPPDMPIPDRLNLILILSIWAGALALLWLGSLVKPWYAVILVGIAFSYLMLTNYALLHEASHENLQLSPRRNYWLGVMAGVLFPMPFSVMRSTHQGHHVHNRTDVEMFDLYYPGENRLVQTVRWYGILCGLFWPLVPVGAVLFSISPRVIRDKYLARFKPAGYLMNGIQHSGIWSVRMEMLLIILFFFTLHWLLKLHWLHTLVLYGCFSVNWSTRQYVGHAFSKRDIMEGAWNLRHTRLMSLILLNGEWDKNHHRRPDVSWYYLPRLSSPAEVRPGYLKQYLRQWLGPRPNTEPAPVVSSPEPLLAGK, encoded by the coding sequence ATGCTCTCAGAGGAAATTCCATACGGCACCAGACATGAGCTTAAAGCTTTTTCCACACCGCCGGATATGCCGATTCCTGATCGTTTGAATCTGATCCTGATCCTGAGCATCTGGGCTGGCGCACTGGCATTGTTGTGGCTGGGTTCGTTGGTAAAGCCATGGTATGCTGTGATACTCGTGGGCATCGCTTTTTCCTACTTAATGCTGACCAACTACGCTCTTCTGCATGAAGCGAGCCACGAGAATCTTCAATTAAGTCCACGCCGCAACTATTGGCTGGGAGTCATGGCGGGGGTTTTGTTTCCCATGCCCTTTAGCGTGATGCGCAGCACGCATCAAGGGCATCACGTGCACAATCGCACCGATGTTGAAATGTTCGACCTTTATTATCCAGGTGAAAATAGATTGGTGCAGACTGTGCGCTGGTATGGGATTCTTTGTGGTCTGTTCTGGCCCCTCGTGCCTGTCGGAGCGGTTCTCTTTTCGATTTCGCCACGTGTGATCAGAGACAAATATTTGGCGAGATTTAAACCTGCAGGTTATCTCATGAATGGCATCCAGCACTCAGGTATTTGGTCTGTCCGCATGGAAATGCTTCTGATCATTCTTTTTTTCTTCACGCTGCATTGGTTGCTGAAATTGCATTGGCTCCATACCCTGGTGCTCTACGGTTGCTTTTCTGTTAATTGGTCCACCAGGCAATATGTTGGCCATGCCTTTAGCAAACGAGATATTATGGAGGGAGCGTGGAATTTGCGGCACACCCGACTGATGAGTTTGATATTATTGAACGGCGAATGGGATAAGAATCATCATCGGCGTCCGGACGTATCCTGGTATTATCTCCCGCGTCTATCCTCGCCGGCTGAGGTGAGGCCCGGTTACTTAAAGCAATACCTGCGCCAATGGTTGGGGCCGAGGCCTAATACCGAACCAGCTCCTGTTGTTTCATCTCCCGAACCCCTTCTGGCAGGTAAATGA